ctaaagtgattttttgatgATTTCTACTTGAAATTGTTGACGTGGCGATGATGTGGCCATTGCCACGTCAACAATTTTAGTgagaaattattcaaaaattacttTAGCGACCATATTacaaaacattttaaagttttgttatcactttgcaaggaattgaagtttagtgaccaaattaaaaaaaatacaaaaattttgtaaCTTTTGGTATGATTTTCCCGAATATTAGCAAaacaaaatcttttttttttttcaatttctcattaaactaaatgaataaaatataattttcaattttagctaacaaccttatttattttttatttttttagccaCTATACACTTGTATAACAAAACTATTTACAAGAGAACCAATTGGCATATCATGAATAAAAAAGAGAATCACCATCACATAATAATGGACAATATGAGCATGAATGGTTACATGCCAATGTCAACTACATTTTATTCTTGGGCAGTCGGTTCAATTGTGATACAAGAGAACAGAACTAGTTTATTTTGGGTAAGTTTATGATGTTTGTAGGTATCACAaacaaaaaagatgaaaaaacaaGCACAGAAGGAAGCAAAGCTAGTTTCTTCGTGGTTATATAACTGGAGTCTGCAATGCAAGCAGAGACGACGTGGACATTTACTTAGCTACATTGAAACCATCTCGAGCTGTAATATTACAGGTGGAATTACCTACCAGAGATGGCCGGATGCTCATTTTTCTCAAAGTTCGATGGTCAAAACGGTATATGTTTATGTCATCGCCTCGATGGGGTAGGTTACAGTTTGCTCTTTCCAGAATCCATTCTCGAGGTATTGTTCATGAAAGCTTACCTCCCCGCAAGCTTTGACACGCAATACGGAAGTGCTTCTAGTTCCATAACGCCCCTAAGAAGTAGGAGGAAAACTTCATGATATTCACTTGGGTAGGAAAACAAGCAAATGGCAGAAATATGCAAGTGAAGTGAGCAAGTGCCAAGTAGAGTCCACAGATTTACCAAAGGAGTCTCGTAGTCAACAAAAATGGAGCTTAAATGGTATTCCTTCTCAACAGGATAAAGGTGAGGTAGCATGCTTTCATCATCTTTAACTGCGTTTCTCATTAGAGTCTCAACCATCTCTTCTGGAGGAGCTTCTCGTTCACCGTAGACCTCCAGTAGGTCCCTGAAGCTATCTCTCAACCTTTCAGCCTGCAAAGACAATGGATTACGGATGATTTGAATGCCAAGTATCACATCGAAATTTACTAGTTACTAGTATATAATAAGAAAAGATGCCATATGGATCTAAATCTTTTAtgcaatgatgatgatgaactAACAGCCCTCGAGATATTCCTCCTCCACCAACAaaacaataaaggaaaaataaaaagaccatgacaataaaaaaataacaaatataatggaGTAAGAAACTAGGGACTATGAAGTACGTGAGGAAGTGTTAATAAGGTAGTCATACATTTGTCAAATCAGGTTTCTAATGAATTAAACTAACTTTATTGAACCTTGGATTACAAGAAGCTTTTCATCATTAAGAATCTCTTTTCATCCTAGAGAATGAGAAGTGATTCTTCTTTTTTAGCTTTGTGGTAATTTCTTTAAATTGAGTAATGGATCAATAGCCTAAGGAAAACAACAAAGTAAGAAATGACTAGAAAAATACTGGATCCCTTTCCAAAATAATGCCAACACAACAAGTATAGGAATATGATCAGCCTATCATTTGGCACACACTCTTCTTGACAATAAACTGTTGTTTGGTGGAGATCCTTGTTGAAGTCTAATATTCTCATTTGCTAGAAGTCATAAGACATCTTTTTTCCGCCTCTCTTTCAAAAAGGTCAATATTGATGACTATTGCCTACTGGGGTAAGTTCACAGAGTTGGAATAGGAGAGTGCGATACCGCTGGTCAGTGGGTCAGAGCCACCAAGGTTAAAGGGGCGGAGAGAGATTAAAGCAATATGGAGGAGGTTAGATAGAGTTCTAGTAGAGTGCCAACTAGTTAAAGAAGATAAGTGACCCCTCTGTTGATCCATCTACCTATTTATTGCTAATGGAGGGGTCATAACGACCTCCCCAAGAAATCTGCAGCGGGCTGATAAGTCATCCCACAAAATTTGATACAGTCAGAGGCATCTTATGAAATTCAGTTGCAGGTAGAGGCAGGTTCCTGAATGCTGTGTGACAGAGCTGGTTCTTACATGGATACCCTCTCTCTCAAACTGGTCGTGGATGAGTCCTTTAGGAGTGGGAGACCACACTTGTGGCAAGCCTCTATTCTCTTACCACAAGGCCCCAACAACTCCAGAGGGAAGGAAGCACTTTGAAATTCCTCTCCTACTCATCACATAGATTTTCTTGTCAAAGTTTCAATATTCCAGATCTAACCTGAGCCTAGAAGCTCCTGTTTGGTGAATAgatgaaatggaggaaatttataACAAATAGGGAGAGGAAGACAAACAAAAAGGTAAACCATAAAAAAAGAACAcaacttttattttatcaaCAGTAGCATCCAATttagttttgtttaattttagaccaaccttttaattttatcaatagtAGCATccaactttaattttgtttcaattttggacagcctttttcttttgttaataaaaaCCATTAAATGCTAACATGGCATGCAAAGCTAGATTAGCTAACTGCCATCTTAGATTAAAAATGCCAACATGGCTaaataaaactatatatttatatatactaaGCATATTCAATTTTGTATCAGATATTCTTGCCTCCTTCATTCTATCCTGCAACCCCCTTACACACTTCACCAGTTGCTACTTGACTCCTTTATTTGATAAGCTCATCACACAACATGCAATTTCTTGATAGTATTTTTTAGCAAGTTATTGAGTTGTTTTAGAGATAGACGTAGAGCTTTCTAGCTTTTGTCTTAGCTGAGTGTCAATTTTTGTAACTCTAGCTTTTGCCTTGGCTGAGTGTCATTTTTTCACGACCAAACACATTGGATGATAACCCACTTTCCTGTGATTATTGGAAACTAACATCATTAGTATATGTCATAATAGAAATAATGGCATTAGTATATGTCCTAAAGAAATATAGTTTCAACACAACATGTCTTAGTCATAACACATGAAGAGCTTTATCATAATTGCTTAAAGATAAAGTCAATAACTCTTGCAGAAGAAAGGACATCCAAATGCATGAGCAAAAGCCTCCTCATTCTTTGAGGGTTCAGGGAGGATTTCTGTAGCAGCCTTACCTTTGCTTGCAAAGGGGCTGTTTTCACAACTTGGACCTTTGACCATTtcagtcacaaaggagcaattTTACTAATACTACCAAGGCTCGCCCTGTACTCTCGTaggagaaaatagataaaaagaaaaaaaatgtaaaacatGTGAACTATGAGAAATCGCTGGAAATGCACATGCATATAGATTCGGGCCATAAGTATTACAAAAGTTTTAAAGTGAGTATGCAAGAATCCACACCACAGAACCAGAAACAGAGATCACCATTACCCAAATTATTATTCATGGGTAGAGCAACAGACAACTAGAGGACTAGTCTACGTTGTCTACCTCTTATATCTGGCTTTAGGAAAGCCCAGAAAGCTGGATTCCAGGCAGGGCTGCAGAAAGCCATAAATGAATTCATAGTGGGGCTCAACTAAAAGACTCCTAACTAGCCTATATCACAAAATCTCAGAGTCACCTAATTCAACATTCTATTCCCAGGAGTGCCACAACTATTATATTATCCAACCAGACATGCCATAGGGTGGCAAGGAACATGAATTATGGTAACTTCTGATGCTACAATCAACTATTACAAAATGAATCCACTTGAAGGGCATCTGATGTTCTTAACATGGATCACTACTAGTTAGACATGATAAAACATTGTAGCCAACACTTCTTGTAGCCAATCACTTCTAATAAACTTCTTAACACTTCTTGTTTATAACATTAGGATCCGTCTACCTGTAGCCAACACTAAAAAGATATGAAGCAATAGAAAACCTCATAAAGGACTTCTCTGAtcgaaacaacaaaatatactTAACAATAACCCAGTAGGAATGATATTTCCTTGTGAGTTGACATAGTTTTACAACATTTTGGCCATTTATTCTACACTTACTTGGTAGCAGAAAACTGACTACTTGCActtgcaattgctagatcaaCAGGTAGTGGACCTTCCTACCTTAGGCCAAGGTGAGTCCAGTCTTGCATTAGATAAAACATGGATGCCAGGCGACACATCTATAATCGAAATGTTATCTTCTTTTGGTCTGTTAGTCACGTAAACCATTGTTGTCGAAGGAAGATCAGCTATTATGAGGTTAAAGCCGCTATACTGATCTGCCTCTTTTACAAGTTCCTTAGCAAAATCGTGAGGATTTTCATTGCTCTGCAACCACATGAACAACAAGAATCATATAGAGCTACATATATTGGGATCTGGGAACCAACTTATCCAGTCATGACAAATAAAGCAATGAACAAAATCTGAAGGTAAATAATCTCATCTAATGCCtagaataacaaaatattacaaatgTTGCTTGACTGACATGTTTAGGGAGTAGAACTTGAGTTAAAACAGTGAAAACCATGTTTAATTTCCATGTAGAGTAGCAACTGCAAACAATGACAAGTTACTCAGGAGGATGCCAATGCACCTCATGTTTGCAGGTTACATCTGAATTAAGAAATGTTAGAATATGAATCAGGCATGACCTGTTAGAGATGCCAACAATTTTTTACTTATGACTTATGACCCATTTTTAGAATACTAATATCCCAACTGTGAACAGAAGTAAAGTGACACTCTATTGATGGTTTGTCTATATAAACCCAATTCTCTAAAGATTTTATTAATGGAAAATATCTCTCCAAATAAGACTCTTTTCCTATTCTGCTGAGATGACCTGACAGCATTCTAACTTGGCTCTTTTCTTGTAGATTTATGGGGGTTGGTTGTTCGTAATAATCCTTCTAGAGGTTGTGTTTCCATGCTGTATATCCATTGACCTTAGCTTTTGACACATATTGTAAATTATCATTTTCAGGGCCTTAACGGCATATCAACCATATAACTTCTCATTAACCTGAATTTTCAGAAGGATGTAGCTTTAACGTATAGAACTTTCCtgagaattttcaattttcatctcaatcatttttttctctgtttttttttttgtgagcaAGAGATAAAATTACCAGCCTTTATTTACAAAGCTAAAACTCTAGtaatttaattctctttctATATCGAGTTTATCAGCATgaaatttatatcatttttaagtTCATCTTGTAAGGCTTCCATAGATTACGATCTGCATGATTCAGGTTTGTGGTTTGTGAGACCTGAGGTTAGAATTTCCCATACATATTCCAAACATACAAATTTTTTGGGCTGCAATTACGTTATCAGCTTGTTTCCTTTCTAGCGAGTGAAagtgaggaaaaaaaaaacttaatgaGATGAAGTATGAGAGGCCCAAAACTAACCTCCAAAAAACGAAGGGGCAGGCGGCCTCTGCTAATGGACTGAGGGGGTGAATGAAGCTCCCGAACATTAGTCAGGAAAGCGACCCTTCCGCTTCGGGTGCAACCTAACCACGTTCCTCCGGCGACTTCATCTCTGCCGGCCAGAATTTGATCGCCTTCCCACCACGCCAACGGCTTCGTAGCCCTTTCAGTGAGAAGAAACGAATAAGAAAGAACAAATAGCTATCTCAAATCCGTATTATTCCATCTCAGATTGATTAGATCACAAAGCAGATGCtgattttattattcaataaaaaaaaggggggggatTCGCGATCAACTCACCGATTGTGATATTCGTCTCGATTGAGCAACAAAAGTAATGGGTACAGTGGGTGAGCTTTCCATATAAACACCGCTATGCACATAGTTAGCTTCTTCCTCCTGTTCTGTCACGTAATTAGAGACCacctctcttctttctttctctctctcttttgcgGAGCGTGCAGCCTCGCTGTAACTTTTGTTTTCCTGTCACGCAACTGTTGTTGttgtggcggcggcggcggtgcTAGTTTTGaggtgtttttaaaatatatattttattaaaatgttcaaaaaatatttttaaatcatttttataattataaaaatatttttaaattattttataatattaaaaaaatattaaaaacacgttttatttaaaaatgtatttagatCCATAAAGAGATCAAAgatgaaatttataaataatttatataaattgcaTACAATTTattaggaagaaaaagagaattataatttataaattatattatctttgattactttcttattttaaaattatgatttatttttatttttaaataataaattataattcatgtatgatataacttttatttatatttatttgaatatattataaaatttataaggtCACAAATGAGTGAAGTCGGTTGTGAGTGGCTCGGTATTTGACATGATAAAAACTCGTTTGATTTCATTCGTTACGGTAAATGAATCAAGTTTGtgtctaattttaaaatttaatttgtaaacgAGTCAAGTTTAAACTCAATAAATCTCAAGTCGTTAACTCACAAGCTAACTTAATTAGATGCTCACAAACAGGCCTAATCAAAAATTCGCGATTAGTTCATGAAAACATGTTCATTTATAAATAgtctataaatatattaataaatttatttataattttataaatatattattttataattagataatatctatataataaaactcaatgatttttgaaaatatatatattttaatggttCAGATTGATTTTTGGCAGATGAATGACTCAAATGAATTGTTTTCCAGCCCAGTCacttccccctctctctccctctctcgcccAATCACTTCCCCtttgtttctctctttctattcCACTCTCCCTATCTCTTTCTCCCACTCACCCATCTCTCACTCACTGCCTTTCTCTCCCTTCCCACCCACCCACGGGCAATTCTCCATCAGGCAGCAGGCAACTCTCCATCGCAGTCGGCCTGCATGAAGCTCTTCATCACTGCCATCCCCTCAAGCTCCATAGTTGCCTCATCGCTGCCGCGCCGCCTCCAGTTGCATCGccatatgtgtgcgtgtgtatgtatatgtgtgtgcatgCGTGTAACTGTATTTTCTACATTTTGTGTGTGagcatgtgtatgtatatgtgtgtattttgtgtgtgtgttgtagtcattttatatgtattttgtgtgtgtccATGATCTGTTTGTTGAAGATAGGGACAGAAGTGTGCGTGCATGTATGTATCTGTGCGTGTATGTATTTTGCTTTGTTTTCCAGTTCTGATAGCAAGTATATAGCTCCTTGAGCTTctgggtttttgtttttaatgctTAACAAGGTTGTGGGTTTAGTTGGTTGGGGTTTTCTTTGGTGAAATTGGGTGTTTATGGTGAAATGGTCTCAAACCTCTACTTTTGGATCCTTTCTCGCTTTCGATTTTGCCCAATTTTCTGATATGGGTTTCTGCTATGGGGTTTTCTAGTGAAGTTATGTAATCAGAATAGACGTTTGCAACTTCACATCATTACCGATCTTAAGTGAAGTTGTAGCAATGAATGATACATACACACAGTAAAAATGAGATAGCCCACAGTACGTGCGTGTGTAATGATGTGAAGTATTTGCAGTGAATATATGTATTCGAAATagtgtgtgtgcatgtgtatgaatatatgtatttgtaATGAATATATTCTACagtgaatatatgtatatatgatgtgAATGATTCATTCCTTCACTAAGTTACTGGTCTTACcgattttatgtatatattcattGCAAAcagtgtatgtgtgtgtatgtatatagattttttacatttaatattGGAAgtaccaaaaaatataacaaaagaaaaaaaaaattataagttggACCCACCGTttcaaacattttcttaaaaattttattcaatttctaacATTGGGTACAATTAAGTTGGACccaaatatacaattttattttttttaaattttatgggacaaaaatgagttataattttattttttatttttttcatatgtttttatgtAGTTTCCactcttataaaattatgtgtttatatacaattatatgtgtttatgtaatcttacaaaattttatgtgtaaaaattttgtgtttatacaattttatttcttaattttatgtgtttatataggttccctttcaaattgaaaaattataacttatttaaGTCTCACTAGAAAAATTATACttcgattttaattttatcattttaatgtgatAGTTAAAATACATCTATTCTAAACATTGGGTTGgccttttatcattttggtttatattttttttcgtcTTCTCATCATCTATTCTATCCATgtcagttatttatttaaataaaatattaaattttattatttgatttgatagCAACTAATTTGTTTTTTAGGTTGAAGTGCAATAGTTATGgacaatattactatttttggtcaaataagtttttttttttcttcatataaatttaatgtaaggcctattttatttttttaaaaaaatacttatcatagctaattttcttctaataaaatatttttttcctcatactttACAGGTGGATGGAGACTTACACCGAATCGTAATATCGACTccgtttactaatttttttatttatgtatattaagttttatttatcactctaaaGTGTTTACATATAtagatttaatttctttaagaAATAAATGTTAATGTTATTATTCGCGATGAGTATGACCTTAATATTATTCGCATTCGTGAGATAAGCTTAAAATTCACTTCAACATTGgtttacttatttttataaatatagtctacttattttttattattataggcaaaggcaaagaaaaaagaaaaggctatAAAAAAATGCCTATCCCGTGGCAtgatttttcaacaatttttaaaaatttcttttaagaatttagtgtcatatactcttttttatgtatatttttaaaataattttttttttcaaataattaatctgaattttatttttcttaaacatgTTAAAGTAAGCATTAATATGAAGCACATTAAAGTAAAcattaaaaagagaagaaaaagaataagagaaaaacacATGTTGCATTTACAGCatagtataataatatataaaaatataagagaagaaaacgaatatgtgatataaaattttaagagaagAAAACGAATATGTGATGAAAAGGAAACTACatgatacaatttttttaatttatatttttttataaattcttaaaaaaaataacaagaaaaataaaaagaaaagtagaAAACATTACATGCTAAAGAAAAAGTGACATTATATTTggtaataatattaatacaaatataattagttttgattttaattagagtgaaaatctcatttttatttgaaaaacaaGGATGTCtcttttttgttaaagaaagcCCTTAAAAAACGAactaaagatattttgaagaataGATCAATCTTCATTTGATgctatgttttattttattattttagaacaaacaaattatatatttgaaaaaaataaattttaagttttcatcaacattttttttactcCCAACTGAAAACTTAACATTTGTTTTTATCccaaacttaattatatatgtttaattaatgagataAATGGGGGATGTTCGTGAGAGCAAGGAAGGAGTGGGGAAAAATAGGCAAGAGGAAGAGAGAGTAATGTGAGAAGGGAGGAACAGTGG
This genomic stretch from Diospyros lotus cultivar Yz01 chromosome 1, ASM1463336v1, whole genome shotgun sequence harbors:
- the LOC127795241 gene encoding uncharacterized protein YGR127W gives rise to the protein MCIAVFIWKAHPLYPLLLLLNRDEYHNRATKPLAWWEGDQILAGRDEVAGGTWLGCTRSGRVAFLTNVRELHSPPQSISRGRLPLRFLESNENPHDFAKELVKEADQYSGFNLIIADLPSTTMVYVTNRPKEDNISIIDVSPGIHVLSNARLDSPWPKAERLRDSFRDLLEVYGEREAPPEEMVETLMRNAVKDDESMLPHLYPVEKEYHLSSIFVDYETPLGRYGTRSTSVLRVKACGEVSFHEQYLENGFWKEQTVTYPIEAMT